A region of Neovison vison isolate M4711 chromosome 7, ASM_NN_V1, whole genome shotgun sequence DNA encodes the following proteins:
- the MS4A13 gene encoding membrane-spanning 4-domains subfamily A member 13, producing MARCVCSKLSAADSLTLGAVQIMIGIFHVFMWYFLLILYMGQIRGVFGTYEPVTYKAGCSLWGVIFIITGVSIIRAVRHQTQGVITFAFIMNIFCIIVAVIASILTAIELSSFNSVSYRNYGQAKLGREVSRILLISYPLEFSIALTYSIFGCLDLSHHHDEDTLTAVTEEAESTF from the exons GCTGTCCAGATTATGATTGGCATATTTCATGTTTTCATGTGGTATTTCCTATTGATTTTGTATATGGGACAAATTAGAGGAGTCTTTGGGACGTATGAACCTGTAACTTACAAAGCAGGATGTTCTTTATGGGGAGTTATT TTTATCATTACAGGAGTCTCCATAATAAGAGCAGTAAGGCATCAGACTCAAGGCGTG ATTACATTTGCTTTTATCATGAACATCTTCTGCATAATTGTTGCAGTTATTGCATCAATTCTAACAGCAATTGAGTTGTCTTCTTTTAATTCCGTGTCATATAGGAATTATGGACAAGCA AAACTTGGAAGGGAAGTTTCACGGATTTTACTGATATCTTACCCCTTGGAATTTTCTATTGCATTAACTTACTCAATCTTTGGCTGTCTTGATTTG agtcatcATCATGATGAAGATACTCTCACAGCTGTTACAGAGGAAGCTGagagcactttttaa